The following coding sequences are from one Virgibacillus necropolis window:
- a CDS encoding YisL family protein, translating into MTTHLHVTAWALAFILFIVVVVLNKSGKAKGAKIVHMILRLDYLLLLYSGGTLLAHYFGGSPMMGEAIFKGLAGIWAIFAMEMIAVKMTRHEATKSFWIQLVIAVLLTLILGFGRLPGGFA; encoded by the coding sequence ATGACTACACACTTACATGTAACAGCGTGGGCCCTTGCATTTATCTTGTTTATCGTTGTTGTCGTATTGAATAAATCAGGAAAAGCAAAAGGCGCAAAAATTGTACATATGATTCTAAGACTAGATTATTTATTACTATTGTATTCTGGTGGAACGTTGCTAGCACACTATTTCGGTGGAAGCCCAATGATGGGTGAGGCAATCTTTAAAGGTTTGGCTGGAATTTGGGCAATCTTTGCAATGGAAATGATTGCTGTTAAAATGACAAGGCATGAAGCCACAAAAAGCTTTTGGATTCAACTAGTAATTGCAGTATTACTTACATTGATACTAGGCTTTGGGCGTTTACCAGGTGGATTTGCATAA
- a CDS encoding alpha/beta fold hydrolase, with protein sequence MPIVEISPSLPTYYESSGTGPPVVFIHPPHMGHTVFKYQHELSDRFQVITYDIRGHGRSGVSDELMTIPRLANDLLAFLDALKIDQAVIVGYSSSGSIAQEFALSHPERVKALVLSGGFPEVTTFTLKRQFQFGMALLRSGQIELLSKLLAVSHKVTKEDKRELFHECLKAHPASAYDFYEKSMQYTCTERLQSLHCPLFLLYGQFSHIRPYLELYKQHVPQMKSVLVSKSLHQVPIKKYHSFNHALSIFLKYL encoded by the coding sequence ATGCCAATTGTCGAGATATCACCATCTTTGCCTACGTATTACGAGTCATCAGGAACAGGACCCCCTGTTGTATTCATCCATCCGCCACATATGGGACATACCGTCTTCAAGTACCAGCATGAACTCTCAGATCGCTTTCAAGTAATTACATACGATATTAGAGGCCATGGAAGAAGTGGAGTTAGTGATGAATTGATGACTATTCCTCGTCTTGCTAACGATTTGTTGGCTTTTCTAGATGCGTTGAAGATTGATCAGGCGGTCATTGTCGGTTATTCATCAAGTGGATCGATTGCTCAAGAATTTGCACTTAGTCACCCTGAGCGTGTCAAAGCACTCGTTCTTTCAGGGGGATTTCCAGAAGTAACCACATTTACTTTAAAGCGTCAATTTCAATTCGGTATGGCGCTCCTACGAAGTGGGCAAATTGAACTTTTGAGTAAACTTTTAGCGGTGTCTCATAAGGTCACGAAAGAGGATAAGCGTGAGCTTTTTCATGAGTGTTTAAAAGCACATCCAGCAAGCGCATACGACTTTTATGAAAAAAGTATGCAATATACGTGTACGGAACGTCTGCAAAGTCTTCACTGTCCATTGTTCTTATTGTATGGTCAATTCAGCCACATCCGCCCTTATCTAGAGCTTTACAAACAGCATGTCCCACAAATGAAAAGTGTACTGGTTAGCAAATCTCTTCACCAAGTACCAATCAAAAAATATCATTCATTTAATCATGCGCTATCAATTTTTTTAAAGTATTTATAA
- a CDS encoding iron-hydroxamate ABC transporter substrate-binding protein: protein MRFFSKKQLLLVCSLAFLLIVISACGNDSNDTSSENSDETKGSEVTIEGKKGEVTIPADVERIIAPYHEDALLALGVTPVAKWSIGKSVQDYLEPQLKDVPRIEWNLPQEQVLEHNPDLLVLGSDLASYEGSYEDYQKIAPTYVMPEDVSNNWRKQIEVFGKMLGKEDKADEVLAAYEEKVAKAKEKLSNSIGDESIAMIWVAGDQFYLLEKDRHSAEVVYSELGINVPPFVESLGKSKVAWNPISMEKLSELKADHVFLLALEGEQGLETLEKSAVWQSIPAAEKDQVYVMNDPSFWTNKGLIASQKTIDALVDTLVK from the coding sequence ATGCGATTTTTTTCAAAAAAACAACTATTATTGGTTTGTTCACTAGCCTTCTTACTAATTGTGATTTCAGCCTGTGGCAATGATAGCAATGATACATCCTCAGAGAATTCTGATGAAACAAAGGGGTCAGAGGTAACCATTGAAGGTAAAAAAGGAGAAGTTACTATTCCAGCCGATGTGGAAAGAATCATTGCTCCCTATCATGAAGATGCGCTACTTGCACTCGGTGTAACCCCTGTCGCAAAGTGGTCAATTGGTAAAAGTGTCCAGGATTATTTAGAGCCACAACTTAAAGATGTACCACGGATTGAATGGAACCTCCCACAAGAACAAGTACTTGAGCACAATCCAGATTTACTCGTATTAGGTAGTGACCTTGCAAGCTACGAGGGCTCGTATGAAGATTATCAAAAAATCGCTCCAACCTATGTGATGCCTGAAGATGTTAGTAATAACTGGCGTAAACAAATTGAAGTCTTCGGCAAAATGCTTGGAAAAGAAGATAAAGCAGACGAAGTGTTAGCAGCTTATGAAGAAAAGGTTGCTAAAGCAAAAGAAAAATTATCTAACTCAATTGGCGATGAATCCATTGCTATGATTTGGGTAGCTGGAGATCAATTTTATTTACTAGAAAAAGATCGTCACAGTGCTGAAGTTGTATATTCCGAGTTAGGTATTAACGTACCACCTTTTGTTGAGAGCTTAGGCAAATCTAAAGTAGCGTGGAATCCAATTTCGATGGAAAAGCTTTCTGAATTAAAAGCAGATCACGTCTTCCTTTTAGCGCTTGAAGGTGAACAAGGTCTTGAAACATTAGAAAAAAGTGCTGTATGGCAAAGCATCCCAGCAGCTGAAAAGGATCAAGTATATGTGATGAACGATCCAAGCTTCTGGACTAATAAAGGTTTAATTGCATCACAAAAGACAATTGATGCATTGGTTGATACGTTGGTAAAGTAA
- a CDS encoding FecCD family ABC transporter permease, whose amino-acid sequence MTPEQGIKRRKFYISIVGLIVLIIGMFFVSLSTGVIQLSPLEVIKTLVGQGTDKQELVLFDFRLPGIVLALLIGTGLAVSGAILQGVTQNDLADPGILGINTGAGLAVVLFIFFFQDTFSMTSTISAFVMPLFALVGAVFAAFLIYFLAWKDGVNPIRLILVGIGVNAGFSAALIIFQLKMDPQDFRQATVWLAGDIWSANWSFVLALLPWILVLIPIALHKANSLNVLNLGDDIAAGLGTSVERERRLLLLIAVALAGACVAAGGGIAFLGLVVPHIARRIVGPTHQRIIPISTLIGALLLMVSDAIGKTILAPTEIPVGIIVAILSTPYFVYLLMKTK is encoded by the coding sequence ATGACGCCAGAACAAGGGATTAAGCGTAGAAAATTTTATATCAGCATAGTCGGACTGATTGTATTAATAATTGGAATGTTTTTTGTAAGTTTAAGTACTGGAGTCATTCAACTTTCTCCACTCGAAGTGATTAAGACGTTGGTTGGTCAAGGAACAGATAAGCAGGAGTTAGTGCTGTTTGACTTCAGGTTACCTGGTATTGTACTAGCACTCTTAATTGGTACGGGTCTAGCGGTTTCTGGTGCGATACTGCAGGGTGTTACACAAAATGACCTTGCTGATCCTGGAATTTTGGGGATTAATACCGGTGCAGGTCTTGCTGTCGTATTGTTTATTTTTTTCTTTCAGGATACGTTTTCCATGACAAGTACCATTTCAGCTTTTGTTATGCCACTGTTTGCACTTGTTGGAGCAGTTTTCGCAGCGTTTTTGATTTACTTTTTAGCATGGAAAGACGGAGTAAATCCAATTCGATTAATTTTAGTAGGAATTGGCGTGAATGCCGGATTTAGTGCAGCATTGATTATTTTTCAGTTGAAAATGGATCCACAGGACTTTCGTCAAGCAACGGTATGGCTTGCTGGTGATATATGGAGCGCTAATTGGAGCTTTGTGTTAGCACTTTTACCATGGATTCTAGTTCTAATACCAATTGCATTACATAAGGCAAATAGCTTAAATGTATTGAATTTAGGTGACGATATCGCTGCTGGATTAGGAACAAGTGTAGAACGGGAGCGCCGTCTTTTATTATTAATTGCTGTTGCATTAGCTGGCGCTTGTGTAGCCGCTGGTGGTGGTATTGCTTTCCTTGGGCTAGTCGTTCCACATATTGCCCGGAGAATTGTTGGACCTACACATCAACGAATTATTCCGATTTCAACGCTAATTGGAGCTTTGTTGTTGATGGTTTCGGATGCAATCGGGAAAACTATCTTAGCGCCAACAGAGATTCCAGTTGGCATAATCGTTGCTATTTTAAGTACACCCTATTTCGTCTATTTATTAATGAAAACAAAGTAG
- a CDS encoding MFS transporter: MDKRVYFLMIISFVVGMVELIIGGILDLIATDLHVSLSQAGFLITIFSLIFAIAAPILLLLTAKVERKRLTILSLIIFLLGNIVTVFSPTYSMLFIGRIISATSGSLLIILCLTMAPSIVDPKYRGRAIGIVSMGVSASLVLGIPIGLMLGNAFSWRAPFVLISFLTVLSIITIYLFMDKVEPKPSFPIGKQLSTLKNRKIFFAQSTTFLFMAGHTTLYAYLTPFVKETMGIEGSWVSIIYLIFGIAAVSGGGFGGTLSDQMGTKRTILTAIIAFGLAIFAIPYTTFFLPLFLVVMIVWGIMSWAISPAMQSYLIEASPETSDIQQSLNNSALHLGIAAGSLVGGVVIEQASIELTATVGGVLIIISLGTALFSMYEERPISHKANKTRV, encoded by the coding sequence ATGGACAAACGAGTTTATTTTTTAATGATCATCTCATTTGTTGTCGGGATGGTCGAATTAATTATTGGTGGGATATTGGATTTAATCGCAACAGATTTGCATGTCAGCCTTAGTCAGGCAGGCTTTTTAATTACCATTTTTTCTTTGATATTTGCAATTGCAGCACCGATTTTATTACTTTTAACTGCAAAAGTTGAACGTAAACGACTAACAATACTATCATTAATCATATTTTTACTAGGAAATATCGTAACAGTTTTCAGTCCAACATATAGCATGCTATTTATTGGCCGCATCATTTCCGCTACAAGTGGTTCATTGCTAATCATATTATGTTTAACAATGGCACCAAGTATTGTCGATCCCAAATATCGCGGACGAGCAATCGGAATTGTTTCCATGGGAGTAAGTGCTTCACTCGTATTAGGTATTCCAATCGGTTTAATGCTGGGTAATGCATTTAGCTGGCGAGCTCCGTTTGTGCTGATTAGCTTTTTAACTGTACTTTCCATAATCACGATCTATTTATTTATGGACAAAGTTGAACCAAAGCCATCTTTCCCGATAGGAAAACAGCTTTCAACATTAAAAAATCGAAAAATATTTTTTGCACAAAGCACAACATTTTTATTTATGGCAGGACATACAACCTTGTATGCTTATTTAACCCCCTTTGTAAAAGAAACCATGGGGATTGAAGGATCTTGGGTAAGTATTATCTATTTAATCTTCGGGATAGCAGCCGTAAGTGGCGGAGGATTTGGCGGTACACTTTCAGATCAAATGGGCACAAAACGCACCATTCTAACAGCTATTATTGCGTTTGGATTAGCGATTTTTGCAATTCCATATACAACCTTTTTCCTGCCGTTATTTCTTGTTGTTATGATCGTTTGGGGCATAATGAGTTGGGCTATTTCACCAGCAATGCAAAGCTATTTAATTGAAGCTTCCCCTGAAACATCAGACATTCAGCAAAGCTTGAATAATTCCGCATTACATCTTGGTATCGCAGCTGGTTCATTAGTTGGCGGTGTTGTCATTGAACAAGCTTCGATTGAACTCACCGCAACTGTCGGTGGAGTGTTAATTATTATCTCGCTTGGTACTGCTTTATTTTCCATGTACGAAGAACGTCCTATTTCCCATAAAGCCAATAAGACACGAGTGTGA
- a CDS encoding ornithine--oxo-acid transaminase translates to MAHSSQEIIDQTQEFGAKNYHPLPVVISKAEGVWVEDPEGNRYMDMLSAYSAVNQGHRHPKIIDALKKQADAVTLTSRAFHNDQLGPWYEKVCKLTNKEAVLPMNTGAEAVETAIKTARRWAYDVKGVAENKAEIIACEDNFHGRTMAAVSLSSDPENQRGFGPLLPGIKLIPYGDVDALKAAINENTAGFLFEPIQGEAGINIPPEGFLKKALDVCKENNVLYIADEIQAGLGRSGKMFACDWEDVTPDILILGKALGGGVFPISCIVANKDILGVFNPGSHGSTFGGNPLACAVSVASLEVLEEEQLAERSLELGNYMMDELRKIDNPLIKEVRGKGLFVGVELTEAARSYCVELKERGLLCKETHENVIRFAPPLVIKKDDLDWAIGHIKEVLKGIE, encoded by the coding sequence ATGGCACATTCTAGTCAAGAAATCATCGATCAAACGCAGGAATTTGGAGCAAAGAACTATCATCCCCTTCCTGTTGTAATATCAAAAGCTGAGGGTGTATGGGTAGAAGACCCTGAAGGTAACCGCTACATGGATATGTTAAGTGCATATTCTGCTGTTAATCAAGGGCATCGTCACCCTAAAATCATTGATGCGTTAAAAAAACAAGCTGATGCTGTTACATTAACATCTCGCGCATTCCATAATGATCAACTTGGTCCATGGTATGAAAAAGTTTGTAAACTAACGAACAAGGAAGCAGTATTGCCAATGAACACTGGTGCTGAAGCTGTTGAAACGGCTATCAAAACAGCTAGACGTTGGGCTTACGATGTAAAAGGTGTTGCAGAAAACAAAGCTGAAATTATCGCATGTGAAGATAACTTCCATGGCCGCACGATGGCAGCTGTTTCTCTATCATCAGATCCGGAAAATCAACGCGGGTTTGGTCCATTACTTCCTGGAATTAAATTAATTCCGTATGGGGATGTTGATGCACTAAAGGCAGCAATCAATGAAAATACAGCTGGTTTCTTATTTGAACCAATTCAGGGTGAAGCTGGAATCAATATCCCACCTGAAGGATTTTTAAAAAAGGCGCTAGACGTTTGTAAGGAAAATAATGTATTGTACATTGCTGATGAAATTCAAGCTGGTCTTGGCCGAAGCGGTAAAATGTTTGCATGTGACTGGGAAGATGTGACACCAGACATTCTTATTCTAGGTAAAGCACTTGGTGGCGGAGTATTCCCTATTTCATGTATCGTAGCTAATAAAGATATCCTTGGTGTTTTTAACCCTGGATCACATGGTTCAACATTCGGTGGAAATCCATTAGCTTGTGCTGTTTCTGTCGCTTCACTGGAAGTTTTAGAGGAAGAGCAACTAGCCGAACGTTCACTCGAACTTGGTAATTACATGATGGATGAATTAAGAAAAATTGATAATCCACTGATAAAAGAAGTTCGCGGTAAAGGATTATTTGTTGGTGTAGAACTTACAGAAGCAGCACGTTCCTATTGTGTCGAGCTAAAAGAAAGAGGATTACTGTGTAAAGAAACACATGAAAATGTCATTCGTTTCGCCCCACCACTAGTAATCAAGAAAGATGATTTGGATTGGGCAATTGGACATATTAAAGAAGTTTTAAAAGGAATCGAGTAG
- the ltrA gene encoding group II intron reverse transcriptase/maturase produces the protein MMLERILSRENLIRALERVERNKGSHGVDEMPVQNLRAHIMEHWSTLREQVEEGFYYPQPVRRVEIPKPNGGKRKLGIPTVTDRFIQQAIAQVLTELYDPTFSKQSYGFRPNKRGHDAVRQARSYIKQGYRWVIDMDLEKFFDKVNHDRLMRTLSKRIEDPRVLKLIRRYLQAGIMDDGLVRPNTEGTPQGGPLSPLLSNIVLDELDKELEDRGLHFVRYADDCNVYVQSKRAGLRLMESIITFIERKLKLKVNEQKSAVDRPWKRKFLGFSFTVNKMHPKVRVSKESIKRFKQRVRALTSRKKSIAMEERIVKLNRYLVGWLGYYQLADTPSIFQRLDSWIRRRLRMVRWKEWKKVKTKYKNLMKQGIKPGKAWEWANTRKAFWRIAKSPILNKALGDQYWLSQGLKSLSSRYQTMRWT, from the coding sequence ATCATGTTGGAACGAATCCTGTCCCGAGAAAACTTAATCCGCGCATTAGAACGTGTGGAACGTAATAAAGGGAGCCATGGTGTAGATGAAATGCCCGTACAAAATCTACGAGCGCATATCATGGAACACTGGTCTACCCTACGCGAACAAGTGGAAGAAGGTTTCTACTATCCTCAACCTGTCCGTCGTGTCGAAATCCCGAAACCAAACGGTGGGAAGAGGAAACTAGGTATCCCTACTGTGACAGATCGATTTATCCAACAAGCAATTGCACAGGTTCTCACAGAACTATATGACCCAACATTCTCGAAACAGAGTTATGGCTTCCGCCCTAACAAGCGAGGACATGATGCGGTGAGACAAGCTAGAAGTTACATCAAGCAAGGATACCGCTGGGTTATTGATATGGATTTGGAGAAATTCTTCGATAAAGTAAACCATGATAGACTGATGCGTACACTTAGTAAAAGAATTGAAGACCCAAGGGTGTTAAAGCTCATCCGTAGATACCTCCAAGCAGGAATCATGGATGATGGTCTTGTTCGACCTAATACAGAAGGAACTCCGCAAGGTGGACCATTAAGTCCTTTACTCTCTAATATTGTCCTCGATGAATTGGATAAAGAATTAGAAGATAGAGGACTTCATTTCGTCCGTTACGCGGACGATTGTAATGTCTATGTTCAATCTAAAAGAGCGGGTTTACGCTTAATGGAAAGCATTATTACATTTATTGAAAGAAAGCTCAAATTGAAAGTGAATGAACAGAAAAGTGCAGTAGACCGACCTTGGAAACGTAAGTTTCTTGGATTTTCTTTTACAGTCAACAAGATGCACCCGAAAGTACGGGTTTCAAAGGAGAGTATCAAACGTTTTAAACAGCGTGTTAGAGCGTTAACTTCTAGAAAGAAATCAATTGCCATGGAGGAAAGAATCGTAAAGTTAAATCGATACTTGGTCGGGTGGCTTGGTTATTACCAACTCGCAGATACACCCTCCATATTTCAAAGGCTAGATAGCTGGATTAGGAGACGACTCCGCATGGTTCGTTGGAAGGAATGGAAGAAAGTCAAAACGAAATATAAGAACTTAATGAAACAAGGAATCAAACCAGGGAAAGCTTGGGAGTGGGCAAATACAAGAAAGGCATTTTGGCGAATAGCCAAAAGCCCAATCTTGAATAAAGCCCTTGGCGACCAATACTGGTTGAGCCAAGGGCTTAAGAGCCTATCTTCTAGATATCAAACAATGCGTTGGACTTAA
- a CDS encoding YkvI family membrane protein — translation MNRRVSILLLAATYVGTVVGAGFATGKEIVTFFSINGALGAIGIAISGLLFIVVGTKIMVISARIQAYSYQELNEYLFGSTIGKVVNIFIFLVVVCVTSVILSGAGAIFHEQLGLPYQLGVIATLLLSYIVLLKGLKGIYAINSYIVPLMIIFSLFVAGSIFNYYPHELLEQVIPDRFPEHLSWAVSPFAYSAFNLMTAQVVLVPLGKEIRDEHIIRWGGFWGGLVLFFILLASHFSLSVFPETFLHEIPMAEIVKHFGTLIHVLFLFVIYGEIFNSVVGNVFGITRQLKATFNLRYQHAVLVILLVIFLISQAGYGKLLSVLYPLFGYIGLFFLVFLLFKKLPDR, via the coding sequence ATGAATCGACGGGTTTCTATATTGCTTTTAGCTGCAACATATGTCGGAACTGTTGTTGGGGCTGGTTTTGCAACAGGAAAAGAAATCGTTACTTTTTTTAGTATAAATGGTGCTTTAGGAGCGATAGGTATTGCTATAAGTGGTCTTTTGTTTATTGTAGTAGGAACGAAAATAATGGTCATTTCCGCTCGTATTCAAGCTTATTCCTATCAAGAATTAAACGAATATTTATTCGGTAGTACGATTGGAAAAGTAGTAAATATCTTCATTTTTTTAGTTGTTGTTTGCGTCACTTCCGTCATATTGTCAGGGGCAGGTGCTATTTTTCATGAACAACTTGGACTTCCGTATCAATTGGGAGTTATTGCAACGCTACTTCTCTCGTATATCGTACTATTGAAAGGTTTAAAAGGAATCTATGCGATTAATTCCTACATCGTGCCGTTGATGATTATTTTCAGCCTGTTTGTGGCAGGTTCGATTTTTAATTACTATCCGCATGAACTTTTGGAACAAGTCATTCCAGACCGATTCCCAGAACATTTATCATGGGCAGTTTCTCCTTTTGCATATTCTGCCTTTAATTTGATGACCGCACAGGTCGTATTAGTTCCACTTGGGAAAGAAATTCGTGATGAACATATTATTAGGTGGGGAGGATTTTGGGGTGGACTAGTTTTATTTTTTATATTGTTGGCAAGTCATTTTTCGCTGTCTGTCTTTCCAGAAACCTTTTTACACGAAATACCGATGGCTGAAATTGTCAAGCATTTTGGAACCCTTATTCATGTCTTATTTTTATTCGTTATTTACGGAGAAATCTTTAATTCAGTTGTTGGGAATGTTTTTGGGATTACCCGCCAATTAAAAGCAACATTCAATCTTCGTTACCAACATGCTGTTTTAGTAATCCTGCTTGTAATCTTTTTGATAAGTCAGGCTGGTTACGGAAAACTGCTTTCGGTATTATATCCACTATTTGGCTACATAGGTCTGTTTTTTCTTGTGTTTTTATTGTTTAAAAAATTACCAGACAGATAA
- a CDS encoding YjzC family protein, producing MGEYSHFRFGQKAPNNGVYMEIGETGSMVNDPKIVKLKAGEKFPQNSNHDRVWTYDKN from the coding sequence ATGGGTGAATACAGTCATTTTCGTTTTGGACAAAAAGCACCGAATAACGGTGTATATATGGAAATTGGTGAAACAGGAAGTATGGTAAATGATCCAAAAATAGTTAAGCTTAAGGCGGGAGAAAAGTTCCCGCAGAATTCGAATCATGATCGCGTATGGACATATGATAAGAACTAA
- a CDS encoding FecCD family ABC transporter permease: protein MIAAITHSRLLKTIINIVAIVALIFSIGISVSYGAVDINLSTVWQAIFQFDSSLTSHQVIQELRLPRAFGAALVGAFLAVSGAIMQGMTRNPLASPSIMGVTNGAAFTLVIMLAFFPNVSNIVLTLASFAGAGIAVVLVFLVGSYSSSGLTPVKLALAGVAIGTLLSSISSIISLHFQLEKQMSFWFAGGLAGTNWTSIQILLISGGIGLFLALVIAKSITILSLGEDIASGLGQNNLLIKVLGIIAVLVLTGAAVSIAGTVGFIGLIIPHITRFMMGTDYRWIIPSSAIFGALLLVLADVVARLINAPFETPVGAITSLIGVPFFLYLARGSGGGK from the coding sequence ATGATAGCTGCAATTACACATTCACGTTTATTAAAAACGATTATAAATATAGTTGCCATCGTTGCGTTGATTTTTTCAATTGGTATTTCCGTTTCGTACGGGGCTGTTGACATAAATCTCTCAACGGTTTGGCAGGCAATCTTCCAGTTTGATTCAAGTTTAACAAGCCATCAGGTCATCCAAGAATTACGGTTACCTCGTGCATTTGGTGCGGCTTTGGTCGGTGCGTTTTTAGCTGTATCTGGTGCAATCATGCAAGGGATGACACGAAATCCATTGGCATCTCCATCAATAATGGGTGTAACAAATGGTGCCGCATTCACACTCGTGATTATGCTAGCTTTTTTTCCGAATGTATCTAACATTGTTCTAACATTGGCATCATTTGCAGGAGCCGGTATCGCAGTTGTTCTCGTGTTCCTAGTAGGTTCATATTCCTCAAGTGGCTTAACACCTGTGAAGCTCGCTTTAGCTGGGGTTGCGATTGGAACGTTATTAAGTTCTATTTCGTCGATCATTTCACTACATTTTCAACTTGAAAAGCAAATGAGCTTTTGGTTTGCCGGTGGGTTAGCTGGAACGAATTGGACATCGATTCAAATCCTTCTTATTTCAGGTGGTATTGGATTATTTTTAGCTCTGGTTATTGCAAAGTCTATCACCATTCTTAGCTTAGGTGAAGATATTGCCTCTGGTTTAGGGCAAAACAATTTGTTAATAAAAGTTTTAGGTATTATAGCTGTATTGGTTTTAACTGGTGCAGCTGTATCCATTGCAGGAACAGTAGGATTTATTGGGCTTATTATTCCCCATATTACCCGATTTATGATGGGAACAGATTACCGTTGGATCATCCCGTCATCGGCAATTTTTGGTGCGCTTTTATTAGTGCTGGCAGACGTTGTAGCACGATTAATTAATGCCCCATTTGAAACGCCAGTAGGAGCTATTACCTCGCTAATTGGTGTGCCGTTCTTCCTTTATTTAGCACGTGGTAGTGGAGGTGGAAAATAA
- a CDS encoding DUF418 domain-containing protein, translating into MNAEPIRESKRLLWIDAARGFAIFGIFMVNVGAFSAPYFMHGGEGEAWPGPINHLLQGIIDVFFQASFYTLFSLLFGFGFQIMIDSLVKKGGPVYRILFRRMLILIGFGLVHAFLIWYGDILLSYATIGLLLLLFVKVKNKTLVTWAVLLMGASVTYYTMYLYEFRQYLGFVDQEAIKQAIVSYQSNSFTEIWSQNYADWQYANGGISFLFLTSTLLPLFLVGMFIARKRWLHDLDRFQKVLKFGWFISLVFFLVLKLGPYAYGNPIWFSFIQDNIGGSASALFYIFSIGLLAKTDLGMKVIRPFVHVGRMSLTNYISQSVIMFILFYGVGFALYGTVSPLEGVIIVVIVYTLQVFASRWWFNHYQFGPLEWIWRGLTYNKKQAFRKRVNREESL; encoded by the coding sequence ATGAACGCAGAACCAATAAGGGAAAGCAAGCGACTGCTTTGGATAGATGCAGCAAGAGGATTTGCTATCTTTGGTATATTTATGGTCAACGTAGGTGCTTTTTCAGCACCATATTTTATGCATGGTGGAGAAGGAGAAGCCTGGCCTGGGCCAATTAATCATCTATTGCAAGGGATTATTGATGTCTTTTTCCAAGCCAGCTTTTATACATTATTTTCGCTTTTATTTGGTTTTGGATTTCAGATCATGATTGATAGTCTAGTTAAAAAAGGCGGCCCGGTATACAGGATATTATTCCGTAGAATGCTCATCTTGATAGGCTTTGGCCTAGTACATGCATTTTTGATTTGGTATGGTGATATTCTGTTATCCTATGCAACTATAGGATTGCTTTTATTACTTTTTGTAAAGGTGAAAAATAAAACGTTGGTAACATGGGCCGTTTTATTAATGGGAGCAAGCGTTACCTATTACACCATGTACTTATATGAGTTCCGTCAGTATCTTGGTTTTGTTGATCAAGAGGCAATTAAACAGGCCATAGTAAGCTATCAAAGTAATAGTTTTACTGAAATATGGTCTCAGAATTATGCGGACTGGCAGTATGCTAATGGTGGAATCTCTTTTCTATTTTTAACTAGTACGTTATTACCGTTATTTTTAGTGGGAATGTTTATTGCACGGAAAAGGTGGCTACATGATTTAGACCGATTCCAAAAGGTATTGAAATTCGGCTGGTTTATTAGTCTCGTGTTTTTCTTGGTCTTAAAGTTAGGTCCGTATGCATACGGAAACCCTATTTGGTTTTCCTTTATTCAGGATAATATTGGTGGATCAGCATCAGCACTATTTTACATTTTTTCTATTGGTTTACTAGCAAAAACAGACCTGGGGATGAAAGTAATTAGACCTTTTGTTCATGTTGGACGTATGTCTTTGACCAATTACATTTCTCAATCGGTTATTATGTTCATCTTATTTTATGGTGTCGGGTTCGCCCTATATGGAACGGTTAGCCCTTTAGAAGGCGTCATCATCGTTGTGATTGTTTATACGTTACAGGTATTTGCAAGTAGATGGTGGTTTAATCATTATCAGTTTGGACCATTGGAATGGATTTGGAGGGGGCTTACCTATAATAAAAAGCAAGCATTTCGGAAAAGAGTAAATAGGGAAGAGTCTTTGTAA